The stretch of DNA GAACTGCTACCGCATGGTCATCCTGGGCTCCTCCAAGGTGGGCAAGACGGCCATCGTCTCCCGCTTCCTCACCGGCCGATTCGAGGAGCAGTACACGCCAACCATCGAGGACTTCCACCGCAAGTTCTACAGCATCCGTGGTGAGGTCTACCAGCTCGACATCCTGGACACGTCGGGCAACCACCCCTTCCCAGCCATGCGCCGCCTGTCCATCCTCACAGGTACTTGTCAGGAGGTCCCTCTGGCAGATTCCTGCTCAGTTTGGGGATGGTTTTGCAGTCCTGGGAGGAGGGAGGTACAGTTTTGTGGGTTCAAGTGGTTGGGCAGCTCTTCTTGGTGCTGCCTGATCCTTCTTTCTCCGAGCCTGTATTTGGCTCGGGAGTGGTctctctgtgtccccatccctgcaaccatctCACGGTCCCTCTTTGTCCCCAGGAGACGTTTTCATCCTCGTGTTCAGCCTGGACAACCGAGACTCCTTTGAGGAGGTGCAGCGCCTGAAGCAGCAAATCCTGGAGACCAAGTCGTGCCTGAAGAACAAAACCAAGGAGAACATCGAGGTGCCCCTGGTCATCTGCGGCAACAAGGGCGACCGGGACTTTTACCGGGAGGTGCAGCCCCGGGAGATCGAGCAGCTGGTGGGAGGGGACCCCAAAAAATGTGCCTACTTCGAGATCTCGGCCAAGAGGAACAGCAGCCTGGACCAGATGTTCCAGGCGCTCTTCGCCATGGCCAAGCTGCCCAGCGAGATGAGCCCCGACCTGCACCGCAAGGTCTCGGTCCAGTACTGCGACATCCTGCACAAGAAGGCGCTGAAAggcaaaaagctgctgaaggagggCGGCTCGGAGGAGGCGTACGGCATCGTGGCCCCCTTCGCCCGGCG from Melospiza melodia melodia isolate bMelMel2 chromosome 18, bMelMel2.pri, whole genome shotgun sequence encodes:
- the RASD1 gene encoding dexamethasone-induced Ras-related protein 1, producing the protein MKLAAMIKKMCPSEAELSIPAKNCYRMVILGSSKVGKTAIVSRFLTGRFEEQYTPTIEDFHRKFYSIRGEVYQLDILDTSGNHPFPAMRRLSILTGDVFILVFSLDNRDSFEEVQRLKQQILETKSCLKNKTKENIEVPLVICGNKGDRDFYREVQPREIEQLVGGDPKKCAYFEISAKRNSSLDQMFQALFAMAKLPSEMSPDLHRKVSVQYCDILHKKALKGKKLLKEGGSEEAYGIVAPFARRPSVHSDLMYIREKAIGGGHGKEKDRCVIS